The Rhodococcus antarcticus DNA segment ACGCCCGCACCACCGTCCCCGTCGCGAAGCTCCTGCCCGACGCCGCCTACACCCGCGGCAACGGCGCCAACGTCGTCAACGTGCTGCTGGTGGACATCCGCGCGTGGGACACCCTGGGTGAGATCTCGGTGCTCCTGGTCGCCGCCACCGGGGTGGCCAGCCTCGTGTTCCGCCACCGCCGCACCGGCACCGCACCCCGGGTGTCCGACGCGGTGCGCCACGCCCGGCCCGACTCCCCCGACGACCCGGCGTCCGACGTCGCCCCGGACGCCGGCACGACCTGGCTCGCGGGCGGGCGGTTCGTCGACGCCAGGCACCGCTCCCTGGTGCTCGAGGTCTCCGCCCGGCTGGTCTTCCCGACGGTCATGGTGCTGTCGATCTACTTCCTGTTCTCCGGCCACAACGCCCCGGGCGGCGGATTCGCCGGCGGACTCGTGGCCGGGCTCGCCCTGGTGGTGCGCTACCTGGCGGGCGGTCGCTACGAGCTGGGCGAGACGCTGCCGGTGGACGCCGGGCTCATCCTCGGTCTCGGGCTGCTGCTCGCCGGGGGCACGGCCGTGGCGTCGCTGTTCCTCGGAGCCCCGGTGCTGTCCTCGGCCGTGCTGGAGGTGACCCTGCCCCTGCTGGGCGACGTCAAGCTGGTGACCGCGCTGTTCTTCGACACCGGGGTGTACCTGGTCGTGGTCGGCCTCGTCCTGGACGTGCTGCGCAGCCTCGGCGCCGGGCTCGACCGCGAGGCCCTCGACGAGGGGGGCGACGACCGGCTCGCCGACTCCTCGCCCGCCGTGCGGGGCGGCGGGGTGTGACCGCGAACCTGGGCCTTCTCGTCGTCATCGGGGTGCTCTACTCCTGCGGGGTGTACCTGCTCCTCGAGCGCAGCGTCACCCGTGTGCTGCTCGGCGTGCTGCTGCTGGGCAACGCCACCAACCTGCTCCTGCTCACCGCGGGCGGGCCGGCCGGTGACCCGGCCCTGGTCGGTCGCTTCGCCGAGGAGGGCATGGCCGACCCCCTGGCCCAGGGGATGGTCCTGACGGCCATCGTCATCACCATGGGCCTGGCTGCGTTCGTCCTGGCCCTGACCTACCGCGCGTTCACCCTCACCCGCGCGGACGCCATCGAGGACGACCCCGAGGACGTGACCGTGGCCCACCGGAGGCGGGCCGACGCACCGGACCGCGACCGCTCCGAGAGCGCCCGACGGGGCGGGGACACCGCAGCCGGCGACCGGTTCGGGGCCGCGATCACCAAGGACGTCCTCATCGACACCGAGCTCCCCCCGCTCGAGGGCGACACCGAGCTCGCCCCGCTCGAGGGCGACACCGAGCTCGCCCCGCTCGAGGGCGACACCGAGCTCGCCCCGCTCGAGGGCGACGAGGACGACCCCGGGTCGAGGGGCGGGGCGCACCCGTGACCGCGCTCGACACCGCCACCCTGGCCCCGCTGCCGGTGCTGCTGCCCCTGCTCGGCGCGGCGGCCTGCCTGGTGGTCGGGCGCCGGCCCCAGGTGCAGCGGGCCATCAGCGTCACGGTGCTGACCACCGTGCTGGCCGTCGTGGTGACGCTGCTGCTGCTGGCCGACCGCGACGGCACCACCGCCGTCCAGGTGGGCGGCTGGGTCGCGCCGGTGGGCATCACCCTGGTGGTCGACCGGCTCTCGGCGCTGATGCTCGTGGTGGCGTCCACCGTGCTGCTGGCCGTGCTCGTGTTCGCCATCGGCCAGGGCGTGCGCGACGGCGACGAGCGACAACCCGTCTCGATCTTCCAACCCACCTACCTGGTGCTCGCCGCGGGTGTGGCCAACGCGTTCCTGGCCGGCGACCTGTTCAACCTCTACGTCGGCTTCGAGGTGCTGCTGGCCGCCAGCTACGTGCTGCTCACCGTGGGCGGCGGCGCGGACCGCATCCGGGCCGGGGTGTCCTACGTGGTGGTGAACCTCACGTCGTCGGTGGTGTTCCTCGTGGGCATCGCGCTGGTCTACGCCGCCACGGGGACGCTGAACATGGCCCAGCTCTCGGTCCGGCTGGCCGGGGTCCCCGAGGGCACCCGGAACGCGATGTTCTGCGTGCTGCTGGTGGCCTTCGCGCTCAAGGCCGCGGTGTTCCCGCTCTCGGCGTGGCTGCCCGACTCCTACCCCACCGCGCCCGCCCCGGTCACCGCGGTCTTCGCCGGGCTGCTGACCAAGGTCGGCGTCTACGCCATCATCCGCACCCAGACGCTGCTGTTCCCCGGCGGTGCGCTGAACGGGGTCCTCATGGTGGCCGCGCTGCTGACCATGCTGGTGGGGATCCTCGGCGCCATCGCGCAGAACGACGTCAAGCGGCTGCTGTCGTTCACCCTGGTCAGCCACATCGGGTACATGGTCTTCGGCATCGCCCTCGGCACCCGGGCGGGGCTCTCGGGCGCCATCTACTACGTGGCCCACCACATCGTCGTGCAGACGGCCCTGTTCCTCGTGGTCGGCATCATCGAGCGCCAGGGCGGGACGGCCTCGCTGCGACGGCTCGGCGGGCTGGCCGCCACCAGTCCCGTGCTGGGCGGGCTGTACCTGGTGGCCGCACTCAACCTCGGGGGCATCCCGCCGTTCTCCGGGTTCCTCGGCAAGGTGGCACTGCTGCAGGCCGGCGTCGCCGACGGCAGCGTCCTCGCCTGGGCGCTGGTGGTCGGCAGCGTCGTGACGAGCCTGCTCACGCTCTACGTCGTGGCCCGCGTGTGGACCAAGGCGTTCTGGCGCTCCCGGGAGGACGCCCCGGAGGGCCACCTGGCCGACAGCGGCGAGATCGAGCCCGGCGAGGGCAGCAGCGGCGACGTGGCCCTGGCCCAGCGCAGCCGGGTCGGCCGGATCCCGCTGGGCATGCTCGCACCCACCGTGGCCATGATCGGGGTGAGCCTGCTGCTGACGGTCCTGGCCGGACCGATCATCGGCATCACCGACCGTGCGGCCGACGACCTCCGCGACCCGTCGGTGTACGTGCAGACCGTGCTCGGGCCCGACGGCGCCCGGTGACCCGCTCACGGGTGACCGGCCTCGCCGTGGTGGTGTGGCTGACGGCGGTGTGGGTGCTGCTGTGGGGGACCGCGTCCGTCGCCAACGTCCTGGGCGGGGTGGTGGTGGCCGTGCTGATCCGGCTGCTGCTGCCGCTGCCGGTGGTGCCCACCGAGGGACGCATCCGGCCGCTGCCCGTCCTGCGGCTGGCCGTCCGGGTGGCCGTGGACCTCGTGGTGTCCAGCGCCGACGTCGCGTGGCTCTCGGTCCGGCCGGGCGGACCCCCTCGCACCTCGATCACCTCGGTGCAGCTCAGCACCCGCTCCGACCTGGTGCTGAGCCTGGTGGTGAGCCTGCTCAACCTGCAGCCCGGTGCGGTGGTGCTGGAGGTCGACGCGGTGCAGCGCCGGCTCTACGTGCACGTGCTCGCCGTCGAGCACCGCGACGCACGGCCGGGCGACAGCAACCGCCGGCTGCGCCGCTCGGCGCTGCGGCTCGAGGAGCTGCTCGACCGGAGCTTCGCCGCCCCCCGTGACCCCGAGCCCCGTGACCCCGAGCCCCACGACCTGCAGGAGGCACCGTGACCGTGATCTACGGGGTGAGCGGGGTCTGCCTGCTGCTCGCCGCCACCCTCACCATGGTGCGCATGCTGCGTGGGCCGTCCTCGCTGGACCGGGTGGTGGCCGTCGACGTGCTCGTCGCGATCGCCATCGGTGGCATGGTCACCTACTCCGCGGCCACCGGGAGCTCGTCGCTGGTACCGGCGATCGTCGCCCTCACGCTGCTCGCCTTCGTCGGCTCGGTCAGCGTGGCTCGCTTCCGCGTGCGGGACGAGACGTGAGCTCCGCGCTGGACCTGCTCGGCGCCGCGCTGGTGCTGGTCGGGGCGCTGCTGGCGCTGGCGGCGGCGATCGGCGTCCTGCGCTTCCCCGACACGCTGTCGCGGATGCACGCCGCCACCAAGCCGCAGACCCTGGGGATGGTCCTCACGCTGCTGGGCGCGATCCTGGCGCTGCGGGGCGACGTGCACGTCTGGATGCTGCTGCTGGCCATCGTCTTCCAGCTCGTCACCGCCCCGGTGGTGGCCCAGCGGGTGGGGCAGGTGGCCTACCAGGAGGGCTGCCTGCGCGAGGACCTGCTCGACGGTGACGAGCTGGCGGCCGCCGAGCTCTCCGACGACCGCTGACACCGGTCACTCCCGGCGCGGGGACGCAGCAGCGGTCAGCCCACGGTGTAGCGGGCGTCGGCCCCGACGAGGCCTCCGTCGCCACCGGTGACGTAGGGGTCCGTGGACGCGTCGAACGCCGCGTCCCCGACGTCGCGGTGCAGCTGGGCGGTGATCCCCTGCGTGGCCGTGAGCGGCGGGTCCAGCGTCACCACCACGTCCCGGCTCTCCCCCGCCGGCACCGCGGCGCTGCCCACCACCGCACCGGACGGGTCCACCACCGCGATCCAGCCTGCCTCCGCCGCCCCGACCCCGGCGACGGTGACCGTGGTGCCGTCACCGGTCTGGTCGACGAGCTGAACGGCGTCGGCGTCGGTGCCCGACACGGTGGGGCCGCTGGGGCCGATGGAGGCGGCCGAGCCCGCCGGTGCGGTCGACGCCGGCCCGGGGTCGCTGGAGCAGGCCGACGCCAGGAGCACGCACGCGGCCGCAGGGACGAGGACCAGTGCGTGGCGGAGGGTCATCCGCACATCGTCGCGCACCCGGAGGAACGGGATGAACCCGCCTCCCACGTGTCAGGCGGGTCCCACCGGGTGGCCTACTGTCGGGTGACTGCAGTCACAAAGCCCCGGAGGGTGACGATGAGCACGGACGCCAACACCGAGAAGGCCGCCCCGAAGCCTCGGCGGGCGAGCCCGCGGAAGGCCGCGGCCACCACGTCCCGCGCCCGGAAGGGGTCGCCGCGCGCGGTCACCGGGTCCGCCACCCGCTCCACCGCGGCACGCTCCGCCAGCTCCCGTCCCACCCCGGCGGCCCCGCCCGACAGGGCGATGGGGGCCGACAGCGTGGACGTCGCCGCACCGCTGGACTCACTCCTGGTGGACGCGGTCTTCGGGCCGCTGCGGCGGTTCAACCCGGGCATGTCGGGCCTGCGGATGGCCGCGCGCCTGGCCACCCGTCCGCAGAAGCTGGGCCGCCGGGTGGCCGGCACCGCCGGTGAGCTGGCCAAGGTGGCGGTGGGCTTCTCCTCCGTCGAGCCGTCCGCGAAGGACCGCCGCTTCGCCGAGCAGGCCTGGACGGACAACGCGTGGCTTCGCCGGGTGCTGCAGACCTACCTCGTCACCGGTCAGGCCACCAAGGACCTCGTCGGCGACGCCGGGCTTCGCTGGAAGGACCGCGAGCGGATGACCTTCGTCGCGGAGAACCTCGTCGAGGCGCTGAGCCCGAGCAACAACCCGTTCCTCAACCCCGCCGCGCTCAAGGCGGCGCTGGACACCGGCGGCACCAGCTACGCGCGCGGTCTCCGCAACTTCGCCACCGACATGGCCGTGAAGCCCCGCGTGCCGGCCATGGTCGACACCTCGGCGTTCAACGTCGGTCAGGACCTGGCCATCACCCCCGGGGCCGTGGTCCTGCGGACCGAGGTCTTCGAGCTGCTGCAGTACACCCCGACCACGGAGACCGTCCGCACCGCGCCGATGTTGCTGGTGCCGCCGACGATCAACAAGTACTACGTGGCCGACCTGGCCCCGGGCCGCAGCATGGTGGAGCACTTCGTCGCCTCGGGCCAGCAGGTGTTCCTGGTCAGCTGGCGCAACCCCAGCCGCAAGCACGCCGCCTGGGGCCTGGACACCTACGTGCAGGCCGTGCTCGACGCCATGGACGCCGTGGAGCAGATCGCCGAGACCGACCAGCAGGTGCTGTTCTCGCTGTGCGCGGGCGGCATCATCTCCTCGCTGACCCTGGGCCACCTGGTCAACACCGGCCAGGAGGACCGCCTCTCCGGCTTCTCCCTGGGCGTCACGCTGCTGGACCAGTCCCGCGCCGGGCTGATGTCCTCGGTGACCAGCCCGGAGCTGGTGCGCGCCGCGGCCGCCAAGTCCCGCGCCGACGGCTACCTCGACGGACGCAGCCTCGCCGCGGTGTTCGCCTGGCTGCGCCCAGGTGACCTGGTGTGGAACTACTGGGTCAACAACTACCTGCTGGGCAAGCAGCCCCCGGCCTTCGACGTCCTCTACTGGAACGCCGACACCACCCGGATGGCCGCCGAGCTGCACGCCGACTTCCTGCAGCTGGGACTGCACAACTCGCTGGTCACCCCGGGTGCGGTGACCGTGCTGGGCTCGCCCGTGGACCTCTCGAAGGTCACGGTCGACTCCTACGTGGTGGCCGGGATCGCCGACCACATCTGCCCGTGGGCCAGCTGCTACCGCAGCGTGCACCTGCTGGGTGGGAGGAGCCGGTTCGTGCTCTCCACCAGCGGGCACATCGCCGCCCTGGTCAACCCGCCGACCAACAAGAAGGCCAGCTACCGCGTCAGCGACACCACCCCGACCGACCCGCAGCAGTTCCTGGCCGACAACGAGCCCGTCCAGGGCAGCTGGTGGACCGACTACGTGGCCTGGCTCGGTACCCACTCCGGGGGGTCCAAGCCCGCGCCGACGAGCCTGGGCGACGCGGCGCACCCCGTCCTGGCGGCGGCCCCGGGCACCTACGTCTTCGCCACCTGAGCCGGCGCCCAGCATGGCAACGGCCGCCCCCGTACCATCGACCGCCGTGAACACCTTCCCCGACGCCGACGTCCGGCTCGTGCACGTCGACGGCCTGGACATCAAGGTCTCCGTGCGCGGCACCGGTCAGCCGCTGCTGCTCATCATGGGGCTGGGCGGCAACATGGGCATGTGGGAGCCGCTCGAGCGGGAGCTGGTGCCCCGGGGCTTCCAGACCATCACCTTCGACGCCCCGGGCACGGGCGAGTCCACGGGCTGGTTCCTGCCCCGCCGGATGTCCGCGATCGCCCGGGTGGTGGAGCACGTGCTCGGTGCGCTGGCCCTGGGGCAGGTGGACGTGCTCGGGGTGTCCCTGGGTGGCGCCATCGCCCAGCAGCTCACCCGCCAGGCGCCGCAGCTTGTGCGCAAGCTCGTGCTCGCCGCGACCATGCCGGGCGTGGGTGGGGTGCCCGCCTCGCCGTCCGTGCTGCTGCGGATGAGCACCCCGCGCCGGTACCGCGATCCCGAGTACTTCCGGCAGGTGGCGGGCACCCTGTACGGCGGGCGCTCCCGGTCTGCCGAGGGCTCCCCCGTGCACCACACGGCGGCACGCTTCGCGGCGCCCCCGTCCTGGGCCGGCTACGCCCACCAGCTCTACTCCATCCAGGGCTGGTCGAGCCTGCCGTGGCTGCACCGCCTCCGGCAGCGCACCCTGGTCATGAACGGCGACGACGACCCGATCGTGCCGCTGGCCAACGGCCGCATCCTGGCGTGGCGGATCCCGCGGGCGCACCTGCACGTGGTGCACGGTGGCGGACACCTGTTCCTGCTCGAGGAGCCCGAGGCCTCGGCCGCGACCATCGCCCAGTTCCTGCAGGCCTGACGTGGACAGGGTGCGCACGGTCTCGGACGAGGTGCTCGTCGCCGCGACGCCGGAGGCGCTGTACGCCCTCGTGAGCGACCCCAGCCAGATGCGCCGCTGGAGCCCGGAGAACACCGGGGCCTCCACCACCGGCTCGCTGCCGGTCGGCGCGGAGTTCGACGGCACCAACCGGCGCGGCCGCCGACGGTGGGTCACCCGCGCGGTGGTCACCGCCGCCGATCCCGGGTCGCGCTTCGCCTTCCGGGTGCACCGCATCGGGCTGGGACGGCCCCTCGTGCCGGCCCGCAACGCCAGCTGGGAGTACCGCCTCACCCCCGTCGACGGCGGCACCCTGGTCACCGAGACCTGGACCGACGACCGCCCGTGGCCGGACACGCTGGTCCGCGCCTTCGACACGGTGGCCACCGGGACGACGTTCGCGGCGTTCCAGCGCGGCAACATCCGACGCACCCTGGACCGGCTCAAGGCCGACGCCGAGCAGGGCTAGTGCCCGGGTCCGTCGTCGAGCGGCTGCGCGCCGCGGGCTGCGTGTTCGCCGAGGACGAGGCCGAGCTGCTGGTGGGGGCCGGTGGCGACCTGGAGGCGCTGGTGGCCCGGCGGGTGACCGGCGAACCCCTGGAGCAGGTGCTGGGCTGGGCGGAGTTCTGCGGGCTGCGGGTGCCTGTGGAGCCGGGGGTGTTCGTGCCGCGGCGGCGCACCGGGCTCCTGGTCCGCGAGGCGGTGGCGCTGGACCCGCGCGTGGTGCTGGACCTGTGCTGCGGCACGGGCGCGGTGGGGCTGGCGGTGGTGACGGCGCTGGGTGCGTCCATCGAGCTGCACCCGTCCGTCGAGCTGCACCCGTCCGTCGAGCTGCACCCGTCCGTCGAGCTGCACTGTGCCGACGTGGACCCCGCGGCCGTGGCCTGCGCGCGCAGGGCCGTGGCCGGCGTGGGGGGCCGGGTGCACCTGGGCGACCTCGACGAGCCGCTGCCCGCCGACCTCCGCGGCCGGGTGGACGTGCTCGTGGTCAACGCCCCCTACGTGCCGACCGGTGCGGTGGCCCTCATGCCGCCGGAGGCCCGGGTGCACGAGCACCGGGTGGCCCTCGACGGCGGCGTCGACGGGCTCGACCTGCACCGCCGGGTCGCCGCCGTCGCGCCGCGCTGGGTGCGGCCGGGCGGGAGCGTGCTGGTCGAGACGAGCGAGCGGCAGGCTCTGGCGACGGCGGAGCTGCTGCGGCGCAACGGGTTCCGCACCCGCATCGTGCGTGACGACGAGCTCGACGCGACGGTGGCGGTGGGGATCCTGCGGCCACGGGAATGATCCCGCGGCCGGGGTGTTGTAGGACGTGGCTGGTCCGATCCACCCCCGGGCCCCACCTCAGCCGCCACGAGCGGCCTTCCGCCGAGAGGCGGTGACGGACCAGCCCACGAACTGCGGTCGTCCGTCGAGCACCGCCCTGCTCCGGGCGGCCGCACCCCTCTCGTCCCGGTGGGTCCGGATCCGCTGCTGTCCCTGGTGGTGGCCGCCACCCTCACCGTCGACACCGCGCTGAAGCAGGACTCCCGGTCGACGTCGGCCCCGGTGCTCGGCGACGTCCAGGCACGGCCCAGCCCGCTCACAGGCTGCCCACAGCCGCGGTGGCGAGGCTGGGGCCAGGAACCCGCCACGAGGAGGCAGCAGTGGAAAACCGCACCCGAGCACGGCACCGAGCGCGCCGGGCCACCGGCGCGTGAGCACCGCTGCCGCCGAGTGGGACGTCTGGAGCACCCGCGCCCGCCTCGTCGTCACCGACCCCGCCCAGCTCGAGCCCGCCCGGCGCCTGGTCGTCCAGCACCTGGCTGACGTCGACGCCGCGTGCAGCCGTTTCCGGGCCTGCTCCGAGCTGCGCGCCGTCGAGCAGGCGCACGGCCAGCCGGTGGTCGTGACCGCGCTGCTCGCCCGACTGGTGGCCGCCGCGCTGGAGGCCGCCGAGCGCACCGACGGCGACGTGGACCCCACCGTGGGCTCGGCGATGGACGCCCTCGGCTACGACAGGGACATCACCCACGTGGGCACCGACGACCACCCGGTGGCCGTGCTCGTGCACTCCGTCGGCTGGCGGCGCGTCCTCCTCGACGGCAGCGTGCTGACCCTGCCGCGGGGGTCGCACCTCGACCTCGGGGCGACCGCCAAGGCCGTGGCCGCCGACCGGGGCGCCGCGCTCGTGGCGGCCGAGACCGGCTGCGGTGTGCTGCTCAGCCTCGGTGGCGACATCGCCACGGCCGGACCCGCACCCGGGGGCGGCTGGCAGGTGCTGGTGCAGGACATCCCCACCGACCCCGCCTGCCAGGTGGCCGTGGCCGCCGGGGGTGCGGTGGCCACCTCCAGCACCGTGCGCCGCAGCTGGAGCCACGGAAGGCGCACCGTGCACCACATCGTGGATCCGCGGACCGGCCTGCCCGCGCCCACCCGCTGGCGCAGCGTCACCGTCGCCGCCGCCACCTGCCTCGAGGCCAACACCGTCAGCACGGCGTGCGTCGTCCGGGGTGACGCCGCGCTGCGCTGGCTGCGCGAGCTGGGGCTCCCGGCCCGCCTGGTGGACGACCGGCTCCGCGTGCACACCGTCAACGGTTGGCCGGCCGAGACCGGGCTCGCGGCCTGAGGAGCCACCGGCTGCGCCGAACGCTTCCCGGGCCCGGCCCCGGAGGGGCACGATCACCGGGTGGACGAGGCGGCGGGGACGGACGGCGGGGCGGACCGCGCGGTGGGCGACCTCGAGCGGGCGGTGGCCGACGCGGAGCTGCAGGCCGCGGTCGGCCGCGGCGCGCTGAGCCTGCGCGACTACGAGGACCTGGCCAGCTCGGTGTGGGGTGCCCGCACCCGGGGTGAGCTCGCCGCGGTCGTCGCCGATCTCGTGACCAGCCCCGAACCCTCCGTCGTGCCCGCGACGCCCACGACCCGGGAGCCCCTGCGGACGGTGGCCGTGATGTCGGAGTCCCAGTTCTCCGGGGCCGTGCTCCCCGGCCAACCGGTGCAGGCCACCGCGGTGATGGGCACGGTGGTGGTGGACCTGCGCCGCACCGACCTGCCGCACGACGTGCAGGTTCGGGCCGTGACCGTGATGGGCGAGGTCACGGTGCTCGTCCCCCGCGGGGTGCAGGTGCACCTGAGCGGGGCGGCGGTGATGGGCAGCCGCACCACCGACGTCGGGCCGGCCGAGCCCGGCGCCCCGGTGGTGACGGTGCGGGCCTCCGCCCTGATGGGCTCGGTCACGGTCTCGCACGGCTCCGGCGAGCAGGTCGCGGTGCCGGGGGTGGACCTGGAGAAGGGACGCGGCACGGTGGACCGCCGGCGGCCGCACCGCTCCGGCGGGTGGCCGCTCAAGCGGATCGTCACGGTGGTGGCGGTGGCCGCGGCGGCCTACGGGGCCGTGCAGGTGGCCGGGGCCGACCACACCACGGTCTTCGGCAGCGGCACCGTCACGCAGACCGGACCCGGCACCGTCGATGTCGGCGTGCTCTTCGGCAGCGAGGTGGTCGTGGTGCCCGACAACGCGGTGGTGAGCACCGAGGGAGGCATGGTCTTCGGCAGCACCACCTGCGACGCCGCGTGCGTCCCGGGCCGAACCGGTGGTCCGGCGATCACCGTGAAGGGTGCGGGTGCGTTCGGCCGCGTCCAGGTCCGCACGGCCAGCGAGGCCGCGGCCGATCGGAGCCACCGCTGAGCCGGGCTCGCCTAGTGTGTGCCCGAGCCCGCAACGCCGCGTGGCCGACCTCTCGCGCGTCGAAGGAGTCCGCAGGTGACGAACCTCGCCCAGAACCTGACCGCCAGTGCCGAGCGCCAGCCCGACGGGGTGGCCGTGCGACTGGACGACCTGGAGATCACCTACGCCGCGCTGGACGGCTCCACGGCGCACCTGGCCGGGCTGCTGCGCGCCAAGGGGGTCGAGCCGGACGACAAGGTCGCCATCTCGCTGCCCAACGTCCCGCCGTTCGCCGTCTGCTACTACGGCGCGCTGCGGGCCGGGGCCGTCGTCGTCCCGCTGAACCCGCTGCTCAAGGCCCGCGAGGTCGCCTACCACCTGTCCGACTCCGGGGCCAAGGTCCTCATCGCCTGGCACGACTTCGAGGACGCGGCCCGGGCCGGGGCCGAGGAGGCCGGGGCCGAGCTGGTGCTGGTGCGGCCCGAGGACTTCGCCGAGCTGGTGGGGGCGGCCGAGCCGTTCACCGAGGTCGTCGAGCGTGCCGACTCCGACACCGCCGTCATCCTCTACACCTCGGGCACCACCGGGAAGCCCAAGGGCGCCGAGCTCACCCACGCGAACCTGTCCTCCAACGCGCGGGTCGCCGCGGAGTCGCTGCTCGAGCTGGGCCCCGACGACGTCATCCTCGGGTCGCTGCCGCTGTTCCACGCCTTCGGCCAGACGTGCGCGCTGAACACGGCCGTGCTCTGCGGGGCCACCCTCACCCTGATCCCCCGCTTCGACCCGGCCAAGGCCCTCGAGGTGCTGCAGCGCGACGGCGTGACCGTCTTCGCCGGGGTGCCCACCATGTACGCCGCCCTGCTGCACCACCCGGACGGCGAGAGCTTCGACCTCTCCAGCCTGCGCACCTGCATCTCCGGCGGGTCCGCGATGCCCGTCGAGGTCATGCGCGCGTTCGGCGAGAAGTTCGGCGCGACCGTGCTCGAGGGCTACGGCCTGTCGGAGACCTCACCGGTGGCCTCGTTCAACCTGCCGACCATGGAGCGCAAGCCCGGCTCGATCGGCGTGCCCGTCGACGGGGTGGAGATGAAGCTGCTCGACCCGGACGGTGCGGACGCCGCCGAGGGCGAGGACGGCGAGATCGCGATCAAGGGCGAGAACGTGATGAAGGGCTACTGGGGCAAGCCCGAGGCCACCGCGGAGGCCATCGTGGACGGCTGGTTCCGCAGCGGGGACATCGCCCGCAAGGACGACGACGGCTACTACTACATCGTCGACCGCAAGAAGGACCTCATCATCCGCGGCGGGTACAACGTCTACCCCCGCGAGATCGAGGAGGTCATGTACGAGCACCCGGCCGTGGCCGAGGTGGCCGTCATCGGCATCCCGCACGAGAGCCTGGGCGAGGAGATCGGTGCGGCCGTGGCGCTCAAGGAGGGCCACTCGGTGACCGCCGAGGAGCTCATCGCACACGTCAAGCCCCTGGTGGCGGGGTACAAGTA contains these protein-coding regions:
- a CDS encoding FAD:protein FMN transferase; the protein is MSTAAAEWDVWSTRARLVVTDPAQLEPARRLVVQHLADVDAACSRFRACSELRAVEQAHGQPVVVTALLARLVAAALEAAERTDGDVDPTVGSAMDALGYDRDITHVGTDDHPVAVLVHSVGWRRVLLDGSVLTLPRGSHLDLGATAKAVAADRGAALVAAETGCGVLLSLGGDIATAGPAPGGGWQVLVQDIPTDPACQVAVAAGGAVATSSTVRRSWSHGRRTVHHIVDPRTGLPAPTRWRSVTVAAATCLEANTVSTACVVRGDAALRWLRELGLPARLVDDRLRVHTVNGWPAETGLAA
- a CDS encoding DUF1707 SHOCT-like domain-containing protein; this encodes MDEAAGTDGGADRAVGDLERAVADAELQAAVGRGALSLRDYEDLASSVWGARTRGELAAVVADLVTSPEPSVVPATPTTREPLRTVAVMSESQFSGAVLPGQPVQATAVMGTVVVDLRRTDLPHDVQVRAVTVMGEVTVLVPRGVQVHLSGAAVMGSRTTDVGPAEPGAPVVTVRASALMGSVTVSHGSGEQVAVPGVDLEKGRGTVDRRRPHRSGGWPLKRIVTVVAVAAAAYGAVQVAGADHTTVFGSGTVTQTGPGTVDVGVLFGSEVVVVPDNAVVSTEGGMVFGSTTCDAACVPGRTGGPAITVKGAGAFGRVQVRTASEAAADRSHR
- a CDS encoding long-chain-fatty-acid--CoA ligase gives rise to the protein MTNLAQNLTASAERQPDGVAVRLDDLEITYAALDGSTAHLAGLLRAKGVEPDDKVAISLPNVPPFAVCYYGALRAGAVVVPLNPLLKAREVAYHLSDSGAKVLIAWHDFEDAARAGAEEAGAELVLVRPEDFAELVGAAEPFTEVVERADSDTAVILYTSGTTGKPKGAELTHANLSSNARVAAESLLELGPDDVILGSLPLFHAFGQTCALNTAVLCGATLTLIPRFDPAKALEVLQRDGVTVFAGVPTMYAALLHHPDGESFDLSSLRTCISGGSAMPVEVMRAFGEKFGATVLEGYGLSETSPVASFNLPTMERKPGSIGVPVDGVEMKLLDPDGADAAEGEDGEIAIKGENVMKGYWGKPEATAEAIVDGWFRSGDIARKDDDGYYYIVDRKKDLIIRGGYNVYPREIEEVMYEHPAVAEVAVIGIPHESLGEEIGAAVALKEGHSVTAEELIAHVKPLVAGYKYPRIVWFVDALPKGATGKILKREISSPQQ